Part of the Branchiostoma floridae strain S238N-H82 chromosome 11, Bfl_VNyyK, whole genome shotgun sequence genome, aaattagtaaatttggtacaATGTCTGTCAGAAACCTGTTGCCATAAAATAATCACAAACTTATAGTTTGTAGATatcgtagaattgttgccaacaatattttaggaaaagtcaccaagtttcgtagtcctagcacacgtcttTCGGCAGTTATGTGACGACAAGGTTGGTGCTGGCACTTTTGCCcgacaaagaaacaacaacagaaacttTTCTTTATATCTATTTCCAGGCTTCGCCATGTCGTTGATGTACTCGCCATGTCTGACCATGGTGGGGCGTTACTTTGACAAGAAGCGGGCCACAGCGAACGGGATAGGCTTGTCAGGAAACGGGGTGGGGATGTTcgccctgtcacctctgtatcaGGTTCTGATAGACGAGTATAGTTATCATGGGGCGCTGCTTGTGATCGCTGCTATCACCCTTCATGGGTGTGTATGTGGGGCTTTACTCCGGCCTATACGTCTCAGAGAAGACCTGGAACAGCAGGCTTTGTTGTCCAAAAATCATAGAAACCATCCTAACGACCCTCAGTCAGGTTGCAACAAGTGTGTCTCATCTACTCGTAAGGTGTTGGAGATTTTCGACGTGTCGCTTTTGACGGACGTCGCTTTTGCTCTGTTCCTAGTCTCTCATTTCGGCACCATGCTTGGTTACTCCATTGTATTTGTCCACATGGcaaaacacgctcaaaacatcGGAGTTGGTAAAACCGAGGCGTCGTTTTTAATTTCGGTCATGGGCATTAGCGAGTTCATATTCCGCCTGATTGCAGGCTGGTTTGCCGATCTGGGGATCATCAGTAGACTTAACGTCTACATGATCGGAGCTGCAGGGGTGGGGTTGTGTAATTTGTTCGTGCCCTTCTGTCGGTCCTATGCCTCGCTCATTGTGTACATGGCGTTCTACGGCCTGTCCTCCGGAGTGTTCCACTCCCTGATAGCCGTGCTGGTGAGAGAGTACACCGGAGTCGCCCGACTCTTCAACGGCATAGGATGGACCTTGCTGGCGGGAGGGACAGCCTATCTGCTGGGGTCACCAATCGCAGGTATCatcatttgttttatttacttTAAATAAAAGTCTGTTTGGCTTGTTTTGTACCAAACTGGTAATATGTAGTCATGGGATTATACTAGAATCCTCTATTGGAAAGACGAAGCAGTTTCCTTTACGTTAAAGTAAAATGTATGCGTTCTCTGTACATGCATAGGGACTACTTTAAAGCAAATgtaaactacattgtatgtgcaaAGGTTTCTTCTGTACGCTTAAGGCATAATGCAGGTCTTAGAGAAACACTGCAAACGTCCTGCCTTTTAGCACACTTGAAGCTTGCTTAAAGGTTTCTTCTTTGAGATCATGCCACAATTAATGCAACTGAATCATCTTAAGATAGTAAATGCAGTTTTCCCGTCAGCATAGAACTGCTACCACTAACATATGGATTTTTCAAGAAGTCTTTCTTGACTACTTGTTGATCTTGCCTCAGTGGACTTAAAAAGTATATTTAGATACATTAGTTGATAAATAGTATATTTGAATACATTAGGACATGTGACAGCCCCTGGATGGTATACAGATGAAAATCATATTAAAGAAAGCCTAGATGCTAGAAATCCCTTCAAtgattgcaacattttcatccCATACCATGCACTctgcattaagttgattatcCTTATAGAACTGTATTTCTATAGGGCCACACTAGGGTAAGACCTTTGAGTTTGTCCCTAGACGTCATGCTCCACTCGCGGTTTTGTCTAGCAAAACGTAGATGTATCAGTAGATGCTATGCTTTATACCTTATACAATTATTGCGCAATCAAGTTACAGATCTTGCCTCTCTGCAGGCTGGCTGTACGATGCTACGGGAAACTACAACGTCTCCTTCTTCTCCGCCGGCTCCATCATCGTCACCTCCCTCAGCCTCCTCTGCATAAAGAAACCCAGCAACCCTGACGGGACGGCCTCACACGACGACACTCCATCAGCAGATAACAACATAAGTATTGTCGATAGAGATGGTCATATTGAAGATTCACCCACTCGCGTAGAGCAGGAAACAACTCTGTAGTTTTTACCATTGAGGAGGACCCCTTTTCACATGTCAGGCCTTGTAAATGCTGTTAAAAGACCGTTAATAGAACAgttcttcaatcagtgactcttgaaaacatgtgaaacaagtacctccaaattttcggcTTCCGCTCAGTACGTCTTGATCACAGAATAGCCAAGTCTCACGAGATCACGAGACCAGGCCCGAGATTTGCGTGGATCACCCAACCCCCCACCTTCCAATCCCCCTTCCCCGGCCTCCTTACGGATTAGGGGgaggtaggacttgggcagctcccagccatcattgCGGTTCAGTTTGGCGCCTTCCAACACGTTTTCAAGAGTCAGAGATTGAAAAACTATTCCTCTGACTTACTCGTACGTCGCTGATGAACATCTTCAGGTATGTTGAGCAACCGACATTGGATCTGTATGACCTGGGACTTGATGAATGGGACATGGTCGCTGATATATGTGCTAtctgaaagacaacaaaacatacaaatggcTTCCATGAAATTCGTCCGAAGTACTTATGAAATATCTTGTCGCTAAACGGTTGCTGCCCCAGTGAAAATGTGGTAAAACCTCCGTGCGtaaaatgataatgtttgtattatattgCGTTGTGTTATATTGTATTTGTTGTGTTGTAATGTTTCGTTAGCTTGTTTAAATACTGGCTCAAGTGCTCATTATTAGTACAAGATCAATAATGTAACGATAATGTCTAGCAACTGGAGGTTAAGTACAAAAGAAACATGCGGTATGAACAACATGACCTTATTCTGGATCAAATTTGAATTGTTCTTGCCTACAGAAAACTTGACAAAGACCGAAGCTTTTATTCTAAATGTCGGTATGTTCAACGTTTGTGCTGGAAATTACAATTAATTTCCAGAATGATTTTACCAACACGAATGAACTTTCAGGTTCACATGCCTTTACCTCACCCCCTTTAAAGACGATGATGCAACGTTGTCTAAACAGCCATTATTTAGTCCACGCTGTCCCCATACATAACCGTGTATGTCAGTTATAGGAAATGAAGGTGAAAGCAGAGAGTAATTGTTGTGTAAACAGACAGAAATTAGTGATATTGTATCATGCCATGTGAATGCTGCTGAGCTGTTATATTGAGGCCACACGTGCGAATATTTTAGTCAATTTAAAAAAGGAACGAgtagtttttctttcattttgtggTAGGGTTTTTGTTATCGATTACTGCCAGGCAGGTTGCTATACCCATGACTTAGACTTAGACCATGACTTTGTAATAATttaattttttatcatttgtcaAAACACAATGAATGACTTATCTCTTCTTTTGTGGTTTTAATGGTAAACAGCacttttaaagatattttctacacattttccatttatttatttatttgtttacctTCTATTATGATACCTTTTATTGTTTTCCATTTGCATAGAATATCAAACTTCCTTTGGAGGTGTGAACATGGTTTAacttttatctatctatctaattgTAAAATTTCGTTATTGTATGAGATAAAATTTTAAGGTGGCTTTGCTGTGGTCAAAAATTTATTTCACATTCTACAGAACATGTTGTATATAAGTGCAATTACTTTTCGTCTAAACGATTTGCTACAGAGGAATTATCACCATGAATCCTTAGAGCTTTATACTGTCCAAAGTATGATGTACAGCGTGTTGAACTATGCTATACTTGTTGATCATTTTGCGACCGCGAGGACATGGAAATTGTTATTTCCGTCGGTCGTTTGGAACTTTGGTGTATTTGTAAGGAATACCTGTATCAATGATTTTGTAAGTGAGAAACTTGTGCTTCCTAGGCCTGTAGTTGTTAAGTATCTGTCAGTTTTGTTCTCCGGTTGAAGTTCGAAGGTGTGCAACCAAAATTGGGTCTAAACAACATATGACTCCAAAACTGAATATGATTCATGATGTGCATGTATAAGTATAATTTGAAAGTTAGCAAAGcaagcaaaacaacaacaaaaaatgtctaaaagATTAAATCCGTTGAAGCTATTAATTTTCTGGTTGTTCCATTTTGGTTGCACAATATTTCGGTTACCACATCTCAGTAGAAAAGCAGTATACGTGTGATTCGTGCGTCTCTTCTGACAGAAGCTGCTGGAAAACTTGTTGCATTTTGTGGGGAACTATTGAAAAATGTGAGTTGGTGACGTTTAATGCAGTAGTGGtactttattatatttcagccataccataggtatggtgaaatatattgttatattgcaatccatacatagtatgggattgcaatatattgttatattgcaatccatacatagtatgggattgcaatatattgtttttcctcggtttcttcttcttcttctcctgtcaaatcttcaaattgattcaactttttcatttttgcgccaaatgagctgaaatttggcatggagttagggatagcaaatacccccaggtgtttttttcacttttttgatagaggccttagaatttatgatatttagggtttttggtcatttttagacaaaatatgtatattttgggtccctgtgccctggtattacaagctaatgacctaaaatttggtacagaggtgcattggacatataagcacagaaaaccatcaacactttgttcatagatcacttcaaaaattagttattttaggggttttggccatttttgactaaaaatgtatatttttggctcctatgcccttgtgttaaaaccaaatgacctgaaatttggtacatgggtgcgtttgacatatgaccacagaaccccatcaacgctttattcattgtttactccaaaaatgagttattttagggtttttggccatttttgactaaaaatgtatattttatgctcctatgcccttgtatagaaaccaagtgacatgaaatttggtacagaggtgcattgcacatatgctcacagggtcccattgacactttcttcatagatcacttcaaaaattagttattttggggttttcagtcatttttgactaaaaatgtatatttttggcttctatgcccttgtatgtaaacaaaataaccagaaatttggtacaaaggtaaattggacatatgacaacaggaccccatcaacactttcttcatagagcacttataaaatgagttattttgggatttttagccattctaaactaaaaaatgtatatttttggctcc contains:
- the LOC118425326 gene encoding monocarboxylate transporter 13-like translates to MNDKRKVLKRQSSTAAADVDAICAPATPKHTGISERQPSTPKHAPIPERQPSLAERNKRRLLKRQSSTASADVDAICAPSTPKHIAIPVQQPTIAESKKHVQYLEHPPDGGWGWLVVLSSFLMHIVVIASIKSFGVFYPVFKEEFNEGAGDTAFIQSTLVGMTLICSPIACALSKLTSCRLMVTTGAVLAAVGLIISSFAQSVTYLLFSLGIVTGFAMSLMYSPCLTMVGRYFDKKRATANGIGLSGNGVGMFALSPLYQVLIDEYSYHGALLVIAAITLHGCVCGALLRPIRLREDLEQQALLSKNHRNHPNDPQSGCNKCVSSTRKVLEIFDVSLLTDVAFALFLVSHFGTMLGYSIVFVHMAKHAQNIGVGKTEASFLISVMGISEFIFRLIAGWFADLGIISRLNVYMIGAAGVGLCNLFVPFCRSYASLIVYMAFYGLSSGVFHSLIAVLVREYTGVARLFNGIGWTLLAGGTAYLLGSPIAGWLYDATGNYNVSFFSAGSIIVTSLSLLCIKKPSNPDGTASHDDTPSADNNISIVDRDGHIEDSPTRVEQETTL